The nucleotide sequence GGGGAAGTTAAGCCTCAAGTGGACAAAGTCTTTTCGCTCGACGAAGTAAAAGAAGCATTCACACATCAAGAAAAAGGCCACCCCCGAGGAAAAGTAGTCCTTTCAGTTGGCGATTGACCTATGATAATCGCGGTCGGTAGCAAAAACCCCACAAAAATAAAAGCTGTAAAAGTTGTAGTCAACAAACTTTTCCCTGGCGCAAAAGTGGAAAGTGTGGACGTAAAATCTGGCGTAAGTGATCAACCTAAAACCGACGAAGAGACAATGAAAGGCGCAATAACTAGGGCGAAAAACGCACAAAAAGCTACAAATGCGGATTTTGGAATCGGACTCGAGGGAGGCATGCACAAAATAGGGAAGGACTGGTTCGAATGCGGTTGGATTGCGATTGTCGACAAAAATGGAAAAATTGGCATCGGATCCTCGTCTAGATGGCAAGTATCTAAGAAAATCTCCAAACCACTGCTTAAGGGTCAAGAGTTAGCGGACGTAGTTAACGAGTTGACCGGCAGAGACGACGTACATGTAAAAGAAGGCATAATGGGCTTGATCACCAAAAACCACCTTCCACGATATAAAGCATACAGTCACGGAATTATTTTTGCTTTTGCCCCGTTCATCTCGAACCCTATATTTTGGGATTAACCTAGAGCTGCAAGAATCGCTCCCATAACAGGGAGAGCAACGAGATAATAACCAACGTTTACGGCGTACAACATCCAAGGTTTACCTTCCCACAAAACGGAATTTAAAAACGAAGTTGCGATAAAACCAATCGCGACCCAAAGTCCGCCCACAATACCAGCCATAACGCCATTCCCAATACCTGCAGCATCTGCAAAAGCCAGAATGTGCGCAAGAACATAAGCCATCACAAGTGCGGCAACAGACGCCATCGCGTACAATTTCATCATTTCGGGAGACTTAGCTTTCGCCGGGTCCATTTTGTGTCCACTCAACTTCATCCAAGTTTTACCTGTCGGCGACATTGGAGAATACCAAAACGAGCCAATTACGATGTTGGAAATCGCGGCCGCGAGAACCGCGACGTAATTTATGTCTACCATCATATAAATCACCTCCCTTCGCTGAAATTTTTCAGCAGAAATATATCATAGCAGAGCAAATAAACAATGTTTTAGGATGTTCTTACCATTAAAATGGAGGTACAATGTAATATTGGGAAAAATTATGCAGAAAGACGATTTTACAGTTGAAGAAGAATTAGAAGTTACCGCGGCAACCGGCGGAAGCGCGCCTATTCCCTTGCCAGGGAAGGTAATTTCCATCTTTCCGGCTTTTGCGCACCGCAATTTTCAGCTTTATTTTGCGGGTCAGGCAATTTCGATTATCGGTTTTTGGCTCCATCAGGTAGCTGTTGGTTGGTTAAGCTTTCAGCTTACTAATTCCGCCTTCTGGGTAGGAGCAGTCGCCGCAGCTACTGGTCTTCCAATTTTATTCTTCACAACGTTCGCGGGGGTAATAATCGATAAAGTCGACAAGAAAAAACTTTTGATAGTGACTCAAGTCACAGAAGGAATCCTCGCAATTATTTTAGGTTTATTAGTTTATTTCTCCCTGATTAATCTTCCGCTCCTGATTCTTTTATCGTTTTTAATCGGAACAGTTGCAGCGATCGATTTACCGACAAGATTGACCTATATGGTCGAAATGGTCGGTAAAAAAGACCTCGCTTCGGCAATTCCCATCAACAACAGCTTATTTAACGGAGCAAGGTTCATTGGTCCCGCGATTGCCGGCGCTCTAATCGTAAAAACCGGCCTTGCAATGCCGTTTATTTTGAATGGCTTAAGCTTCATTGCCGGAATCCTGGCAATAATAGCCGTTAAACCCGTTTATATCGCTAAATCGGAAGCTAATATTCACCCGCTTGAGTCCCTAAAAGCCGGCTTAAAATATTCTTTTGGCCATCCAAAAATACTTTATTTCTTAATACTTGGAACGCTTTCCGCTATTTGCATTTGGCCGTACCAGACCTTAATGCCGATTGTCGCCGAACGCGTTTACCATTCGGGCGCGCAAGGATATGGATCTCTGCTTTCCTCCGCTGGCCTTGGCGGATTTCTTGGCGCGATTTACACTTCTTCACGGGCCAAAAGCGCAAACAAAGGCAGATTTATCTTTTACGGGATGATGGTCTCCAGCGTTACCTTTATCCTTTTTGCCATCAACAGGAATTTCGTCCTTGCCCACGTACTTTTGTTTGTATCGGGTTTTGGTTTAATTCTTCAAACAGCGACATTAAATACTCTTGTGCAGCTTAATTCACCTGACGGAATGCGCGGCAGAATAATGGCGGTTTACTTAACAATGTTTGTCGGCATGATTCCGCTTGGAAACTTCATCATGGGATACGTTGCGGAAAAAACGAATGCTATGTTTGTAATTGGTGTAGGCGGCGCAATCGTATTTTTAGTGGGAGTTTATTTCTACTTCCGCGGCATCTTCTCCAAATTCTCCGCCTAGCCTTGGCTGATATAATTGTCTCATGACAAAACCTAAAGTAGTCGTTTACATGGGCCAAAGCCTCAATGGCTTAATAACCAAAGACGGTGATGACACATCTTTCCTT is from Candidatus Curtissbacteria bacterium and encodes:
- a CDS encoding DUF1761 domain-containing protein, with the protein product MVDINYVAVLAAAISNIVIGSFWYSPMSPTGKTWMKLSGHKMDPAKAKSPEMMKLYAMASVAALVMAYVLAHILAFADAAGIGNGVMAGIVGGLWVAIGFIATSFLNSVLWEGKPWMLYAVNVGYYLVALPVMGAILAALG
- the yjjX gene encoding inosine/xanthosine triphosphatase, which translates into the protein MIIAVGSKNPTKIKAVKVVVNKLFPGAKVESVDVKSGVSDQPKTDEETMKGAITRAKNAQKATNADFGIGLEGGMHKIGKDWFECGWIAIVDKNGKIGIGSSSRWQVSKKISKPLLKGQELADVVNELTGRDDVHVKEGIMGLITKNHLPRYKAYSHGIIFAFAPFISNPIFWD
- a CDS encoding MFS transporter, with product MQKDDFTVEEELEVTAATGGSAPIPLPGKVISIFPAFAHRNFQLYFAGQAISIIGFWLHQVAVGWLSFQLTNSAFWVGAVAAATGLPILFFTTFAGVIIDKVDKKKLLIVTQVTEGILAIILGLLVYFSLINLPLLILLSFLIGTVAAIDLPTRLTYMVEMVGKKDLASAIPINNSLFNGARFIGPAIAGALIVKTGLAMPFILNGLSFIAGILAIIAVKPVYIAKSEANIHPLESLKAGLKYSFGHPKILYFLILGTLSAICIWPYQTLMPIVAERVYHSGAQGYGSLLSSAGLGGFLGAIYTSSRAKSANKGRFIFYGMMVSSVTFILFAINRNFVLAHVLLFVSGFGLILQTATLNTLVQLNSPDGMRGRIMAVYLTMFVGMIPLGNFIMGYVAEKTNAMFVIGVGGAIVFLVGVYFYFRGIFSKFSA